A window from Thunnus albacares chromosome 19, fThuAlb1.1, whole genome shotgun sequence encodes these proteins:
- the spaca4l gene encoding protein Bouncer: MNRVILQLVAVGFCFAVGQALQCYKCKVGFWDLCITTKTTCENGEQCFSGVGKAAGFVDIKTKGCLIKAECNQTKDVNFPSSSSNTTVYTMTKTCCDTDLCNKAPGLPGVSGLPLALATITALFVANVLV; this comes from the exons ATGAACAGAGTTATTCTCCAGCTTGTTGCAGTGGGATTCTGCTTTGCAGTCG GTCAAGCTCTGCAGTGCTACAAATGCAAAGTTGGCTTCTGGGACCTGTGCATAACCACTAAAACCACGTGTGAAAACGGGGAACAATGCTTCAGTGGTGTCGGAAAAGCAG CCGGCTTCGTGGACATCAAGACCAAGGGCTGTCTAATAAAGGCTGAGTGCAACCAGACCAAAGACGTGAATTTcccctccagcagcagcaacaccacCGTCTACACGATGACTAAGACGTGCTGCGACACCGACTTGTGCAACAAGGCGCCCGGTCTGCCCGGTGTGTCCGGGCTGCCGCTGGCCCTCGCCACCATCACTGCTCTGTTTGTGGCTAACGTCCTGGTTTGA